From Pirellulales bacterium, one genomic window encodes:
- the rpmJ gene encoding 50S ribosomal protein L36: MKIRASIKRICESCKIVRRRGVVYVVCSNPRHKQRQG; the protein is encoded by the coding sequence ATGAAAATCCGCGCCAGTATCAAGCGTATCTGTGAAAGCTGTAAAATTGTCCGCCGCCGCGGGGTGGTGTACGTCGTCTGCAGCAATCCACGCCATAAGCAGCGCCAGGGTTAG
- the rplF gene encoding 50S ribosomal protein L6 has translation MSRIGKKPVAVPAGLKVEVAKQRIAVEGPLGKLDWNFRPEVAVAFDDKSRQLEITRINDSRQSRALHGLTRAMIQNMVEGVTKGYEKKLEIVGVGYLAAVQGNKLQLRVGFANEVQMPIPAGLKVICPDQTHIVIKGVDKQLVGQFAAEVRATRKPEPYKGKGVRYDGEQVRRKAGKAVTK, from the coding sequence ATGTCGCGGATCGGAAAAAAACCAGTGGCCGTGCCGGCCGGCTTGAAGGTCGAAGTCGCCAAGCAGCGGATCGCCGTCGAGGGCCCTCTGGGCAAGCTCGATTGGAACTTCCGGCCCGAGGTCGCGGTCGCTTTTGACGACAAGTCGCGTCAGCTCGAGATCACGCGGATCAACGACTCGCGCCAATCGCGCGCCCTGCACGGTCTGACCCGCGCCATGATCCAGAACATGGTCGAAGGCGTGACCAAGGGATACGAGAAGAAGCTGGAAATCGTGGGGGTCGGTTACCTGGCCGCCGTTCAGGGAAACAAGCTGCAGCTGCGTGTCGGTTTTGCCAACGAAGTGCAGATGCCGATCCCGGCCGGGCTGAAGGTGATCTGCCCCGATCAGACCCACATCGTGATCAAGGGGGTCGACAAGCAATTGGTGGGACAATTCGCCGCTGAAGTCCGCGCGACACGCAAGCCCGAGCCGTACAAGGGCAAGGGCGTCCGCTACGACGGCGAGCAGGTCCGCCGCAAGGCAGGCAAGGCAGTTACGAAGTAA
- the rpsE gene encoding 30S ribosomal protein S5, translating into MIEKVVQIRRCAAVVKGGRRFSFSAIVVVGDGRGRVGWGYGKANEVPPSVEKATKDGSRKMVEVSIQDGSIPHTVEGRFGASHVILVPASAGTGVIAGSSVRAVCEAAGIHNILTKSFGSTNPANLVKATIAALTSLHSRQDVERLRGVSLS; encoded by the coding sequence CTGATCGAAAAGGTCGTGCAAATCCGCCGTTGCGCCGCGGTGGTCAAGGGCGGTCGCCGGTTCAGCTTCTCGGCCATCGTCGTCGTCGGCGACGGGCGCGGACGCGTCGGTTGGGGCTATGGCAAAGCCAACGAAGTGCCCCCCAGCGTCGAGAAGGCCACGAAGGACGGCTCCCGCAAGATGGTCGAGGTTTCGATCCAGGACGGCAGCATCCCGCACACCGTCGAAGGACGCTTTGGCGCCTCGCACGTGATCCTCGTGCCCGCCAGCGCCGGCACCGGCGTGATCGCGGGCTCCAGCGTTCGTGCCGTGTGCGAAGCGGCCGGCATTCACAACATTCTCACCAAGAGTTTCGGTTCCACGAATCCTGCCAACCTGGTCAAAGCCACGATTGCCGCCCTCACCAGCCTGCACTCGCGCCAGGACGTAGAGCGCCTGCGGGGAGTTTCCCTCTCATGA
- the map gene encoding type I methionyl aminopeptidase, translating to MISKVLTLRSPREIALMRKAGLVVWEAHQIAARLVKPGITTAEIDAAIERFFEEKKAEPLFKGVPGVVPFPAVTCISVNEEVVHGIPGARRLAEGDCVSIDTGCRVEGWCADSAVTHPVGQVEPRVAKLLDVTRGVLYLAIDLMGKKRLWSEVAAEMETYVKDAGFYVVESFVGHGIGREMHEDPQVPNFVSKQLRRSGDFELRPGLVIAVEPMVNTGTKRVKSMPDHWTQVTQDGLPSAHFEHTIAITEKGPVALTAGPD from the coding sequence GTGATTTCGAAGGTGCTTACGCTACGTTCGCCACGAGAAATTGCCTTGATGCGCAAGGCCGGGCTGGTTGTGTGGGAAGCCCACCAAATCGCTGCTCGACTGGTCAAGCCTGGGATCACCACGGCCGAGATTGACGCCGCGATCGAGCGCTTCTTTGAAGAAAAGAAGGCCGAGCCGCTGTTCAAGGGCGTGCCCGGCGTGGTCCCCTTTCCGGCCGTGACCTGTATCTCGGTCAACGAGGAAGTGGTGCACGGCATCCCCGGCGCGCGACGACTGGCCGAGGGGGATTGCGTTAGCATTGATACCGGCTGCCGCGTCGAGGGGTGGTGCGCTGATTCCGCCGTCACGCACCCCGTTGGTCAGGTCGAGCCGCGCGTGGCCAAACTGCTCGACGTGACCAGGGGCGTGCTGTACCTGGCCATCGATCTGATGGGCAAGAAGCGGTTGTGGAGCGAGGTCGCCGCCGAGATGGAAACCTACGTCAAGGACGCCGGTTTCTACGTCGTGGAAAGCTTCGTCGGGCACGGCATCGGCCGTGAAATGCACGAAGATCCCCAGGTGCCGAACTTCGTCAGCAAGCAGCTCCGCCGCAGCGGCGATTTCGAGCTGCGCCCGGGGCTCGTGATCGCCGTCGAGCCGATGGTCAACACCGGCACCAAGCGGGTTAAGAGCATGCCCGACCATTGGACACAGGTCACCCAGGACGGGCTGCCGAGTGCCCATTTCGAGCACACGATCGCGATCACGGAAAAGGGGCCGGTCGCCCTGACCGCGGGCCCGGATTGA
- the rplN gene encoding 50S ribosomal protein L14, translating into MIQMQTRLNVADNTGAKEVTCIKVLGGSRRRTAGLGDIVVCSVKSVIAGSDMKKGSVVKGVIVRCKQPTRRADGSYVRFDRNALVLIDNDKNPRGTRIFGAVARELRERNFMKIVSLAAEVV; encoded by the coding sequence ATGATTCAGATGCAAACCCGACTTAACGTGGCCGACAACACCGGCGCGAAGGAAGTCACGTGCATCAAGGTGCTCGGTGGTTCGCGCCGCCGCACGGCCGGCTTGGGCGACATCGTCGTGTGCAGCGTGAAGAGCGTGATTGCCGGCAGCGACATGAAAAAAGGGTCGGTGGTCAAGGGCGTGATCGTGCGTTGCAAGCAGCCGACGCGGCGCGCCGATGGCAGCTATGTGCGCTTTGACCGCAATGCCCTGGTGTTGATCGACAACGACAAGAATCCCCGCGGCACCCGCATCTTCGGCGCCGTGGCGCGCGAGCTGCGGGAACGCAACTTTATGAAAATCGTCAGCCTGGCGGCCGAGGTGGTGTGA
- the rpmC gene encoding 50S ribosomal protein L29: MSKASELREMSDEQLTLTLRETAENLFRLRIKAQTERLDAPSELRKHRRLIARLKTIQTERSKATAGQ, translated from the coding sequence ATGAGCAAAGCCTCTGAACTCCGCGAGATGAGCGACGAACAGTTGACGCTGACCTTGCGTGAAACGGCGGAAAACCTGTTTCGCCTGCGCATCAAGGCGCAGACCGAGCGGCTCGATGCCCCCAGTGAGCTGCGCAAGCACCGCCGCCTGATCGCGCGTTTGAAAACGATCCAGACCGAGCGGTCCAAGGCCACGGCCGGTCAATAA
- a CDS encoding DNA-directed RNA polymerase subunit alpha, with translation MRIRWRGFELPSVVSCDHKTLTSSYGKFVAEPFERGFGVTVGNSLRRILLSSLEGSSVTQIKIHGAQHEFSTLPGVVEDMTDVVLNIKSLVVKNHSESTRVIRIDKSTKGVVTGRDVQTDDAVEVINKDQVIATLTSDVPFVVEMVVENGRGYVPASEHTPQTQEIGIIPVDAVYSPVVRVRYEIEETRVGQKTNYDKLTMEIWTNGSVGPEMALVEAAKILRKHLNPFVQYNELGSSVHAEGRSGSGVTDAAVESKLNMSLAELNLSVRATNCLESENIHTVRDLVVRTEDQLLDVRNFGETTLNEVRDKLTELGLRLGMRLPTTMST, from the coding sequence ATGCGAATTCGTTGGCGCGGGTTTGAACTGCCCAGTGTCGTTTCCTGTGATCACAAGACGCTTACTTCGTCATACGGCAAGTTCGTGGCCGAGCCGTTCGAGCGTGGATTCGGCGTGACGGTCGGCAACAGTCTGCGTCGCATCCTGCTGTCGAGCCTCGAGGGCAGTTCGGTCACGCAGATCAAGATTCACGGCGCCCAGCACGAGTTCAGCACTCTGCCCGGCGTCGTCGAGGACATGACCGACGTGGTGTTGAACATCAAGTCGCTGGTGGTGAAAAACCACAGCGAATCGACCCGCGTAATCCGCATCGACAAGAGCACCAAGGGCGTGGTCACGGGCCGCGACGTGCAGACCGACGACGCCGTCGAGGTGATCAACAAGGACCAGGTGATCGCCACGCTTACCAGCGACGTGCCGTTCGTGGTGGAAATGGTCGTGGAGAATGGCCGCGGCTATGTGCCCGCCAGCGAGCATACGCCGCAGACGCAGGAAATCGGTATCATTCCGGTCGATGCTGTTTACAGCCCGGTCGTGCGGGTCCGCTACGAGATCGAAGAGACGCGCGTCGGCCAGAAGACCAACTACGACAAGCTGACGATGGAGATCTGGACTAACGGTTCGGTTGGTCCGGAAATGGCGCTGGTCGAAGCGGCCAAGATTCTCCGCAAGCACCTCAATCCGTTCGTTCAGTACAACGAGTTGGGCTCCTCGGTACACGCCGAAGGCCGCTCCGGCAGCGGCGTGACGGATGCCGCGGTCGAGTCGAAATTGAACATGAGCCTGGCCGAGTTGAATTTGTCGGTGCGGGCCACCAACTGTCTGGAATCCGAAAACATTCACACGGTCCGCGACCTGGTCGTCCGCACGGAAGACCAGTTGCTGGACGTGCGCAATTTCGGCGAAACGACGCTCAACGAGGTCCGCGATAAGCTGACTGAATTGGGCCTGCGCCTCGGCATGCGGTTGCCTACGACGATGTCCACTTAA
- the rplO gene encoding 50S ribosomal protein L15, translated as MNIHDVNRGIKKHKKLKRVGRGPGSGHGKTAGRGHKGQGQLAGWTSHPAFEGGQFPVARRVPKRGFHNKFAQVIKALNLSVLNDSFEAGEEVTLDRLRSAGLVSGRFDELKILGNGELTKKLKITAHRFSESALEKIKKAGGEAVVLPGKAPVVKGQKKDAKKAAQS; from the coding sequence ATGAACATTCACGACGTCAATCGCGGCATCAAGAAACACAAGAAGCTGAAGCGCGTCGGTCGCGGCCCCGGCTCGGGGCATGGCAAGACCGCGGGACGCGGTCACAAGGGGCAAGGGCAGCTTGCCGGTTGGACCAGCCACCCCGCCTTCGAGGGCGGTCAGTTTCCGGTCGCGCGGCGCGTCCCCAAGCGCGGGTTCCACAATAAATTTGCCCAGGTTATCAAGGCCCTGAACCTCAGCGTCTTGAACGATTCGTTCGAGGCGGGGGAGGAAGTGACGTTGGACCGCCTCCGCAGCGCGGGCCTGGTTAGTGGCCGGTTCGACGAGTTGAAGATCCTGGGCAACGGCGAGCTGACGAAGAAGCTGAAAATCACCGCCCATCGCTTCAGTGAGTCGGCTTTGGAGAAGATCAAGAAGGCCGGCGGTGAAGCCGTGGTGCTGCCCGGTAAGGCTCCTGTCGTGAAGGGGCAGAAGAAAGACGCCAAGAAAGCTGCCCAGAGCTAG
- a CDS encoding adenylate kinase has protein sequence MRIVFIGPPGAGKGTQSERLVALLGIPHLSTGNMLREARDRQTAVGRAAEEYMQAGKLVPDEIVLELVSQRLTKPDCAAGALFDGFPRNVAQAEALDALLDAAGTPLEVVLELKVDDEVVKRRLNGRGRSDDESNVIAERLRTYWNQTQPLLDYYRRHSLLQTIDGQGTVDEVFARIQSAIRRQGPPGSDD, from the coding sequence ATGAGAATCGTCTTTATTGGCCCACCAGGCGCCGGCAAAGGGACGCAGAGCGAGCGTCTGGTCGCGCTTTTGGGGATTCCCCATCTATCCACCGGTAACATGTTGCGCGAAGCGCGCGACAGGCAGACCGCCGTGGGCCGCGCCGCCGAAGAATACATGCAGGCCGGGAAGCTGGTTCCCGACGAGATCGTGCTGGAGTTGGTGAGCCAGCGGTTAACCAAGCCCGACTGCGCCGCGGGAGCCCTGTTCGACGGCTTCCCGCGCAACGTGGCCCAGGCCGAGGCGCTCGACGCTTTGCTCGACGCTGCCGGCACGCCGCTCGAGGTGGTGTTAGAGCTAAAGGTCGATGACGAAGTCGTGAAGCGCCGGCTGAACGGTCGCGGACGCTCGGACGACGAATCGAACGTCATTGCCGAGCGGCTGCGCACTTACTGGAATCAGACGCAGCCGCTGTTGGACTATTATCGGCGGCACAGCCTTCTACAAACGATCGACGGGCAAGGAACGGTGGACGAGGTGTTCGCCCGAATCCAATCCGCGATCCGGCGCCAGGGGCCCCCAGGTTCGGACGATTGA
- the secY gene encoding preprotein translocase subunit SecY, translated as MWEKIRVVFTIPELRQKILLTLLFLAIYRVGWWIPLPIVDNAKMAEFFNAQGQGGLGTMLKQVATFSATMLDQATIFGLGIMPYISASIIFQLLSSVWRPLEELKKEGESGQKKINEYTRYATVILCLGQSWFYVKYLVTNGFVRPEFLVDGHLSYSWYIVAVMTMTAGTVFLMWLGEQIDEFGIGNGISLLIMAGILARMPAAGYDMMRPLFQNGFKGLSLGGGADQMGVEKLIVLVALFVGVICGVVFITQGQRRIPTQSAKHVRGRRVYGGTRQYLPLKVNQAGVMPIIFASSLLMFPGLLFTWIASLKPDSGFLRDIANAFYNHSSFLYNLMYVLLIFFFCYFWTAISFNPKDVSDNLKSHGTFIPGYRPGKRTADYLEKVMIRITYVGAGFLAVVAILPTVVANSVNINYQLANFYGGTGLLIAVSVAFDLVQKIDSHLVMRNYRGLLE; from the coding sequence ATGTGGGAAAAAATTCGCGTCGTTTTCACCATTCCCGAGTTGCGCCAGAAGATTCTCCTGACGCTCTTGTTTCTGGCGATCTATCGCGTCGGCTGGTGGATTCCGCTGCCAATCGTCGATAACGCCAAAATGGCCGAGTTCTTCAACGCCCAAGGGCAGGGCGGCTTGGGAACCATGCTCAAGCAAGTGGCCACCTTCAGCGCCACCATGCTTGACCAGGCGACGATCTTCGGGCTGGGCATCATGCCCTACATTTCGGCGTCGATTATCTTCCAACTCCTCTCCAGCGTGTGGCGGCCGCTCGAAGAGTTGAAGAAAGAGGGCGAAAGCGGTCAGAAGAAGATCAACGAATACACCCGCTATGCCACGGTCATTCTTTGCCTGGGGCAGAGCTGGTTTTATGTGAAGTATCTGGTCACGAACGGTTTCGTGCGGCCCGAGTTTCTCGTCGATGGCCACCTGTCTTACAGTTGGTACATCGTCGCCGTGATGACGATGACCGCCGGCACCGTCTTCTTGATGTGGCTGGGCGAACAGATCGACGAATTCGGCATCGGTAACGGCATTAGTTTGCTGATCATGGCCGGCATTCTGGCGCGCATGCCTGCCGCCGGTTACGACATGATGCGCCCGCTGTTTCAGAATGGGTTCAAGGGGCTGTCGCTCGGCGGTGGCGCCGACCAGATGGGGGTCGAGAAGCTGATCGTGCTGGTGGCGCTGTTTGTCGGGGTGATCTGCGGCGTAGTGTTTATCACGCAAGGACAACGCCGCATTCCCACGCAGAGTGCCAAGCACGTCCGCGGTCGCCGCGTTTACGGGGGCACCCGGCAATACTTGCCGCTAAAGGTCAATCAGGCCGGCGTGATGCCCATCATCTTCGCCAGCAGCTTGCTGATGTTTCCCGGATTATTGTTCACGTGGATTGCCAGCCTGAAGCCGGATAGCGGCTTCCTGCGCGACATTGCCAACGCGTTCTACAATCATTCGTCGTTTCTGTACAACCTGATGTACGTGCTGTTGATTTTCTTCTTCTGTTACTTCTGGACCGCGATTTCCTTCAATCCCAAGGATGTTTCGGACAACCTGAAGAGCCACGGCACGTTCATTCCCGGCTACCGTCCAGGGAAGCGTACGGCCGACTACCTGGAAAAGGTGATGATTCGGATCACCTACGTGGGGGCGGGCTTTTTGGCCGTGGTGGCGATCCTGCCGACGGTTGTTGCCAACTCGGTGAACATCAATTACCAGCTTGCCAATTTCTACGGAGGGACCGGCCTGCTGATTGCCGTCAGCGTCGCTTTCGACCTTGTTCAAAAGATCGATAGCCACCTGGTCATGAGAAACTATCGAGGCCTGCTCGAGTAA
- the rplX gene encoding 50S ribosomal protein L24: MHIRVGDTVEVICGDGRGQQSKVLSVDHKAGKAIVEGVNRVYKHMRRSQRNPQGGRLSKEMPVQLSNVMLVCPSCNQPSRTGARRANDGSKERYCKKCGAHAGQIAPSPTKAIKKK, encoded by the coding sequence ATGCACATTCGCGTAGGCGATACCGTGGAAGTGATTTGCGGCGATGGCCGCGGCCAGCAGTCGAAAGTGCTGTCGGTCGACCACAAGGCCGGCAAGGCGATCGTCGAGGGGGTGAATCGCGTGTACAAGCACATGCGCCGCAGCCAGCGCAATCCGCAGGGCGGCCGCTTGTCGAAAGAAATGCCGGTGCAACTCTCGAACGTGATGTTGGTCTGCCCGTCGTGCAACCAGCCGTCGCGTACGGGGGCCCGTCGCGCCAATGACGGCAGCAAGGAACGGTACTGCAAGAAGTGCGGGGCGCACGCCGGACAGATCGCGCCGTCGCCGACCAAGGCTATCAAGAAGAAATAA
- the rplR gene encoding 50S ribosomal protein L18, with the protein MNHEKTNAHQRMRRRHRVRNHIKAHTTRPRLAIFRSHKHVHAQIIDDDKGHTLVAAGTEQKDIGSGVKYGGNKAAAQAVGKAIAERALAAGIKDVAFDRREYQYHGRVAALAQAAREAGLNF; encoded by the coding sequence ATGAACCACGAAAAGACCAACGCTCACCAGCGGATGCGCAGACGCCATCGCGTGCGCAACCATATCAAGGCGCACACCACGCGGCCGCGGCTGGCCATCTTCCGCAGCCACAAGCACGTCCACGCCCAGATTATCGACGACGACAAAGGGCATACGCTTGTCGCGGCCGGCACGGAGCAAAAGGATATTGGCAGCGGCGTGAAGTACGGCGGCAACAAGGCGGCGGCCCAGGCCGTGGGCAAGGCGATTGCCGAGCGGGCTCTCGCGGCCGGCATCAAGGATGTGGCCTTCGATCGTCGCGAATATCAGTATCACGGTCGCGTCGCGGCGCTGGCACAGGCGGCGCGCGAAGCTGGCCTGAATTTCTAA
- the rplE gene encoding 50S ribosomal protein L5 — MSAAKKKAPEAEESRPAGPAPTPRLRTRYEQEILPALAKKLGRKNRLSLPKLQKIVVNMGVGAAISEKKYLEEAVGAMTQITGQKPLVTSSRVAVSGFKLRENMAIGCKVTLRGNRMFEFLDRLISLALPRVRDFRGLNPNAFDGHGNYSLGLSEQLVFPELNPDKYTRVQGMNVTLVTSTNNNDEARELLRGFGLPFKQDETKQGKSGAA; from the coding sequence ATGTCTGCCGCGAAGAAAAAAGCCCCCGAGGCGGAAGAAAGTCGGCCGGCTGGCCCGGCGCCGACGCCGCGACTGCGCACCCGCTACGAGCAGGAGATTCTGCCGGCATTGGCCAAGAAGTTGGGCCGCAAGAACCGCCTGTCGCTGCCGAAACTGCAAAAGATCGTCGTGAACATGGGCGTGGGGGCCGCCATCTCGGAGAAGAAGTATCTCGAAGAGGCAGTCGGCGCGATGACGCAGATCACCGGCCAGAAGCCTCTGGTCACCAGCAGCCGCGTGGCGGTGTCGGGCTTCAAGCTGCGTGAAAACATGGCGATCGGGTGCAAGGTCACGCTCCGCGGCAACCGCATGTTCGAGTTCCTCGATCGGTTGATCTCGCTGGCTTTGCCGCGCGTGCGCGACTTTCGTGGGCTCAACCCCAACGCTTTCGATGGGCATGGCAACTACAGCCTGGGCCTGTCCGAGCAGTTGGTGTTCCCGGAGTTGAATCCCGACAAGTACACCCGCGTGCAGGGCATGAACGTGACGCTGGTCACGTCGACCAATAACAACGACGAAGCTCGCGAGTTGTTGCGCGGCTTCGGTCTGCCGTTCAAGCAGGACGAGACGAAGCAGGGCAAATCGGGCGCCGCCTGA
- the rpsH gene encoding 30S ribosomal protein S8, with protein sequence MMTDPIADMLTRIRNAVRVERPVVEMPLSKVKRGLAEVLKREGYIWDWEELDQNPGKQLRLHLKYGPNGEMVIRHIKRVSKPGRRIYSGATSLRPVLNGLGISIISTSRGVISDREARQRNLGGEVLCELW encoded by the coding sequence ATGATGACTGACCCTATCGCCGACATGTTGACCCGCATCCGCAACGCCGTGCGCGTTGAACGGCCCGTGGTCGAGATGCCGCTGTCGAAGGTAAAGCGAGGGCTCGCGGAAGTCCTCAAGCGCGAAGGCTATATCTGGGACTGGGAAGAGTTGGACCAGAACCCCGGCAAGCAGTTGCGCCTGCACCTGAAGTACGGACCCAACGGAGAGATGGTCATTCGCCATATCAAGCGAGTGAGCAAGCCCGGCCGCCGCATCTACAGTGGCGCCACCAGCCTGCGTCCCGTGCTGAATGGGTTGGGGATTTCCATCATCAGCACCAGCCGCGGCGTGATCAGCGACCGAGAGGCACGGCAGCGGAACCTGGGCGGCGAAGTATTGTGCGAACTGTGGTAG
- the rpsM gene encoding 30S ribosomal protein S13 — translation MPRLLGVDIPSDRPTVISLQYLYGVGQKVARELCHKAGIDPQIRARELGEDEVARIAALLDKDYTVEGQLRRQTAQNIARLRDIGCYRGIRHRRGLPVRGQRTRTNARTRKGPKKTVAGKKGVKDLK, via the coding sequence ATGCCGCGCTTGCTCGGCGTTGATATCCCCAGCGATCGGCCTACGGTCATTTCGCTGCAGTACCTTTACGGTGTCGGCCAGAAGGTCGCCCGTGAGTTGTGCCACAAGGCGGGCATTGATCCGCAGATTCGCGCCCGCGAGCTGGGCGAGGACGAAGTGGCCCGCATCGCGGCCCTCTTGGACAAGGACTACACGGTCGAAGGGCAGTTGCGGCGGCAAACGGCGCAAAACATCGCGCGGCTGCGTGACATCGGCTGCTACCGCGGCATTCGTCACCGCCGCGGCTTGCCGGTTCGCGGACAACGGACGCGCACCAACGCCCGCACCCGCAAGGGTCCCAAGAAGACGGTGGCCGGCAAGAAGGGCGTCAAAGACCTGAAGTAA
- the rplP gene encoding 50S ribosomal protein L16 has translation MALMPKRVKHRKSQRGRIKGNATRGNRVVFGEFGLQTVQGGWIPAATLEAGRIAAQQYLRTEGRLFVRAFPHKPITSIPLETRMGKGKGEPEYWAAVVKPGNILYEISGVTEEAARLCFRRLAHKMPVRVRLIKRRAI, from the coding sequence ATGGCGCTGATGCCCAAGAGGGTCAAGCACCGAAAAAGCCAAAGAGGACGTATAAAAGGTAACGCCACGCGTGGCAACCGCGTCGTCTTCGGCGAGTTTGGCTTGCAGACGGTGCAGGGGGGTTGGATTCCGGCGGCGACGCTGGAGGCCGGCCGTATCGCCGCTCAGCAATACCTGCGTACCGAAGGGCGGTTGTTCGTGCGCGCGTTCCCGCACAAGCCTATCACGTCCATCCCCCTCGAAACCCGCATGGGTAAGGGTAAGGGTGAACCGGAGTATTGGGCGGCGGTCGTGAAGCCGGGCAACATCCTGTACGAGATTTCGGGCGTCACGGAAGAGGCCGCGCGGCTCTGCTTTCGGCGCCTCGCGCACAAGATGCCGGTGCGCGTGCGACTGATCAAGCGGCGTGCGATTTAG
- a CDS encoding type Z 30S ribosomal protein S14: MASKSKIAKAQRVPKFSTRRESRCRICGRPRAVYRKFGICRICLRNLADKGLIPGLKKASW, translated from the coding sequence ATGGCAAGTAAGTCGAAGATCGCGAAGGCCCAACGGGTGCCGAAATTCTCCACGCGTCGCGAGTCGCGGTGCAGAATCTGCGGGCGGCCGCGGGCGGTGTATCGCAAGTTCGGCATCTGCCGGATCTGCCTCCGGAATCTGGCCGACAAAGGGCTGATTCCCGGATTGAAGAAGGCAAGTTGGTAA
- the rpsD gene encoding 30S ribosomal protein S4 gives MARHTGPVCRLCRREGIKLFLKGSRCDTPKCAVERRGTPPGMQQARRGKMTDYGLHLREKQKVKHYYGVLERQFRCYFSEAERSRGNTGDTLMSLLERRLDNIVHRLGFGQSRAQSRQLVAHGHITVNGRRVDIPSYLLKAGDVIRVKNRKKSLQAVQANLADNSRDVPDFLTRLDGPMPEGRVNRLPESMDVSIPVQTQLIIELCSK, from the coding sequence ATGGCTCGTCATACTGGACCTGTTTGTCGTTTGTGCCGCCGCGAGGGCATCAAGCTGTTCCTCAAGGGGTCGCGTTGCGATACGCCCAAGTGCGCCGTCGAGCGGCGCGGCACTCCGCCCGGCATGCAGCAGGCGCGGCGCGGCAAGATGACCGATTACGGACTGCACCTGCGCGAGAAGCAGAAAGTGAAGCACTATTACGGCGTGCTGGAACGGCAGTTTCGCTGCTACTTCAGCGAAGCCGAGCGGTCGCGCGGCAACACCGGCGATACGTTGATGAGCCTGCTCGAACGCCGGCTGGACAACATCGTGCATCGCCTGGGCTTCGGCCAGAGCCGCGCCCAATCGCGGCAGTTGGTCGCCCACGGACACATCACCGTGAATGGACGCCGCGTGGATATTCCCAGCTACCTGTTGAAGGCCGGCGACGTCATTCGCGTGAAGAACCGCAAGAAGAGCCTGCAGGCCGTGCAGGCCAATCTCGCGGATAACAGCCGCGACGTTCCTGATTTTCTCACCAGGCTCGACGGCCCCATGCCCGAAGGACGCGTCAATCGGCTGCCCGAGTCGATGGACGTTTCGATTCCCGTACAGACGCAATTGATCATCGAGTTGTGCTCGAAGTAA
- the rpsK gene encoding 30S ribosomal protein S11 has protein sequence MGKNKRRKVRRNVTLGVAHVRATFNNTTVTITDSKGDTLCWASAGTSGFKGSRKSTPFAGQCAAQQAAEKASKFGVKEVEVKVKGPGSGRESAVTALQAAGLTVKSIEDVTPLPHNGCRPPKKRRV, from the coding sequence ATGGGAAAGAACAAGCGACGCAAGGTCCGCCGCAACGTTACGCTGGGGGTCGCCCACGTGCGGGCCACCTTCAACAACACCACGGTGACGATCACCGACAGCAAGGGTGACACCTTGTGTTGGGCCAGCGCCGGCACCAGCGGCTTCAAGGGAAGCCGTAAGAGCACGCCGTTCGCCGGTCAGTGCGCCGCTCAACAAGCCGCCGAGAAGGCGTCGAAGTTCGGCGTGAAGGAAGTGGAAGTCAAGGTGAAGGGGCCCGGCAGCGGTCGTGAAAGCGCCGTCACGGCACTGCAAGCCGCGGGTCTCACAGTCAAAAGCATCGAGGACGTGACGCCGCTGCCGCACAACGGCTGCCGTCCGCCGAAGAAGCGCCGCGTCTAA